The sequence TGACGGCCATGTCGCTTATGTTCATCTGCAGCTGGTCCTTGAAGGAGGCCACCTGTCCGTTCACGGCCACGAACTGCTCGGGCTGGAGGGCGTCGAATTGCTGGCTCTGGGGGAACCAGATCCGGGCTTCGATGTTGCCGGTGCGGTCCGTCAGGGTCAGTTGCCAATAGGGGCCGTTCTTGGCTTCCTTTCGCTGGGCCTTGGAAAGGGCAAATACCTCGGAAATCGAATTTCCTTCATCCAAATCGCGTACGTAGGTTTTTTTGTGCTTCATTAAGTTGCTATTCCTGCATGCATGGGGTAATGGCGCAAACGAGGGCGAGGTCAATATTTTCTATAATAATTGGGCAGTTGCACAATATTTAAAAGATTTTCGCGTGATCGTTTCCCACATCGTCTACAGGCAAGTTTTCAACTTTGGCAAGAGGCCGGGCGTATCCGGCCGGATTGACGACCAGAATTGGCGGGGCGTGTCCTTTTTTCATACCCACGAAAGAAACCCCAACACTTTATCGAGCGGTTATGTCCAAAAAGAAAGGTCAAGCAAAGGTGACGATTTATCCGGATTGGTGTAAGGGCTGCGGAATATGCGCGGCTTTTTGCCCGTCCAAGGTGCTCGAACTCTGGCCGGATGGCAAAGCGCATGTGGTGCGCGAGGAAGACTGCGTGAATTGCGGATTCTGTGAGCTGCATTGCCCGGATTTCGCGATCTCCGTGACCCCCAAGGAGGTCAGCCGCAGAAAGACCGACGCGTTCGATGCCTCGCAAGGCGGGCCTCTGGACCCGTCCGCGGGCACCGACCCGGGGCCGGAGGAAAATGTTGGAACACCTAACCGGGAAGACGAACATGGCGACAAAAAAGCGTAAGAAAACGGAAATATTCGCCCTCGGCAACGAGGCTGTGGTCGAGGGTGCGCTCCTGGCGGGCTGCAACTTCTATGCGGGCTACCCCATAACGCCGTCCACGGAAATCGCGGAGGTCATGTCCTCGCGGCTGCCCCTGGTCAAGGACGGGGTGTTCATCCAGATGGAAGACGAGATCGCCAGCATGGGCGCCGTCATCGGTGCGTCCCTGGCCGGACGCAAGGCCATGACCGCGACTTCGGGACCTGGTTTTTCCCTCATGCAGGAGAATCTCGGCTACGCCTGCATGACCGAAGTGCCCCTGGTCGTGGTCAACGTCATGCGCGGGGGACCCAGCACCGGGCTGCCGACAAGCCCGGCCCAGGGCGATGTGCAGCAGGCCCGCTGGGGCTGTCATGGTGATCATCCCATCATCGTCCTCTCGGCCAGCGACGTGCAGGAATGTCTGGAAATGACCGTGGTCGCCTTCAATTTCGCCGAAAAATACCGCACGCCCGTTATCCTGCTTCTGGATGAGATCACGGCCCACACCCGGGAAAAGATCTCCATCCCCGGGCCGGAGGATTTTGAGATCCTGGCGCGGGTCACTCCGTCCATGCCGCCTGAATGGTACGTCTCCTACGAGGAGACCATGCGCGGGGTCCCGGCCTTGCCGCCGCTCGGCTCCGGGTACCGTTTCCATGTCACGGGCCTGACCCATGACCAGAACGGATTCCCCACTTCCAAGCCGGACGAGGTCAAGGCGCTGATGCACCGTCAGTTCCGCAAGATCGACCAGTTCTTTTACGATATTCAGCTTTTTGACGAGGTTGGTTGCGAGGACGCCGAAGTGGTCGTCGTGGCTTACGGCTGCGTGGCCCGTTCGGCCGAGCTTGCCGTGCACATGGCCCGCGAGCGCGGGGTCAAGGCGGGGCTTCTGAAGCTCAAGACCCTGTTTCCCTTTCCCAAAACCGCGGTGCAGACCCTGGCCCGGCAGTGCAAGGCGCTCATTGTGCCGGAGATGAACATGGGCCAGATCTCGCGCGAGGTGAAGCGGGTCAACAACGGCCTGACCCACGTCATTACCAACAACCGCGTCGACGGCCAGATCATCACCCCTTCGGAAATCTTCAAAAACATCATGCAGGCGTGACCATGGCACAGGTAACACAACTCATTCACGACTACCTTCGGCACAACAAGAAGTTCCCCCATGTCTACTGCGCAGGGTGCGGGCACGGCATCGTGCTCGGATCGCTTATTCGCAGCGTGCACGGTCTGGGCTATTCCAAGGACGACGTCGTGCTCGTGGCCGGCATCGGCTGTTCCGGACGCATGGCCGTGTACGTGGACTTCAACACCGTGCACACCACCCACGGCCGGGCCCTGACTTTTGCCACCGGCATCAAGATGGCCAACCCTGCGCTCAAGGTCATCGTGGTCATGGGCGACGGCGACGCCATGTCCATCGGCGGCAACCATCTCATCCACGCGGCCAGGCGCAACATCGGTCTGACCGCGCTGGTTCTGAACAACAACATCTACGGCATGACCGGCGGCCAGGCTTCCCCGACCAGCCCCGAAGGGACCGTCTCCGCGACGTCGCCTTTCGGTCAGCTCGAGCGCAGCTTCGACATCGTGGACATGGCCATGGCCAGCGGCGCGAGCTACGTGGCCCGCGGCACGGTTCTGCACGCCAATATGCTCGACGGCCTCATCTCCGACGCCCTGGAGAAACCGGGTTTCAACCTGGTCGAGATTCTGACTCCATGCCACACCCAGTACGGTCGCAAGAACAAGTACAAGACCGTGGTGGACATGTATCAGTGGTACAAGAAAAATACCGTGAAGCTTGACCGCTATAGACAGCTCACCCCGGAAGAGCAGGCAACGTTCACACCCATCGGCGTGTTCAGGGACGAGATGCGCCCCGGCCTGGAGGTGCGATACGAGGAACTGCGCAACAAGCTTCAGGAGCAGCCAAATGCCTAAACAGCACGAACTGAATCGATTCGAAATGCGGCTTTCCGGCACGGGCGGCCAGGGTATCCTGACCCTGGGCAAGATCATGGGCCAGGTGCTGGCCATCGATCACGGCTTTTACGTCACGCAGACCCAGAGCTACGGTCCCGAGGCCCGAGGCGGAGCAAGCCGGGCCGATCTGGTTATAAGTTCGCACAGAATCAGCTATCCAAAACCCGTGAATCTTGACATGCTCGTGGCTCTCAGTCAGGAGGCCTGCAACCTGTATTTTCGCAACTTAAAACCTGCCGGCTTCCTGCTGGTGGATACCTCGCTCGTGACCCAGACCCCGTCCAACATATATTGGGGGTTGCCGTTCACGAGCATGGCCCGGGACAAGATCGGCATGCCTCAGACCACCAACATCATCTGTCTGGGGGCGCTGAGTCATTTTCTGCCGTTCATGAATTTTGCCAACGTGAAAAAAGCCCTGGCATCCGTCTTGCCCGCCAAGATCCTGGATGTGAACGTCAAGGCGCTGACCCTTGGCCATAGCCAGGCCAAGAAACTTTATCCGGACGCACCCGAAAAATGGACATTCTTCTCACCAACGACGATGGAATCAGAGCAGTAGGACTGCGCGCCCTGTACGGCGCGCTGATCAAGGCCGGACACCGGGTGCACGTGGCTGCGCCCATGACCGAGCAGAGCGCGGTGGGGCATTCGGTGACCCTGTTTTCACCCCTGCGGGTCAAGCAGGTGGAGGAAACAGGGTTTTCCGGCCTCGGCATTTCCGGAACTCCGGCGGATTGCGTCAAGCTGGCCCTGAGCCATCTTTTGCCGAAAAAGCCGGACATGATCGTGTCGGGAATCAACTCGGGCGCCAACGTGGGCGTGGACGTGCTCTATTCGGGCACGGTCTCCGCGGCCACCGAAGGAGCCCTGGCCGGCATTCCGGCCATGGCCGTGTCCGTGGATGACTATCATCCCGAAGAGCTTTCCGCCCAGGCCGAATATGCCGTGGGCATGCTAGGAAAGGATTTCTGGTCCGGTTTTCCGCGCTACTGCGTGCTGAACCTCAACTTTCCGTCCGGTCCTCTGGCCGACGCCAAGGGTCTGAAGGTCTGCCGCCAGACCAGTTCGACCTACCGGGACTGGTACGATGAGAGGACCGACCCCCGTGGAAATCCGTATTATTGGCTTTGCGGCGTCATTCCGCCGGAAAATGTCGACCCCGATTCCGACCGGGGCTTGCTGAGCCGGGGTTATATCACCGTCACGCCCCTGACCTTTGACTTGACTCACGCAGTGTATATGGAAACCCTGAGCCGGCAATTGGCGTAGAACGAAAATCGAATTTCAAGGAGACGATCATGCCCCTGACCACACCCAAGGAAATGTTTGCCCGAGGTTACGCCGAAGGCTTTGCCATCGGCGGTTTCAACGTGAACAACATGGAAATCATCCAGGGCATCATGGAGGCCGGAAACCTCGAAAAATCCCCGCTCATCCTGCAGGTTTCCGCCGGTGCCCGCCGCTATGCGGGACAGGGGTACATCATCAAGCTCATGGAGGCCGCTCTGGCCGAGAATGACCTGCCGGTCTGTCTGCACCTCGATCACGGCCAGAATTTCGAGATCTGCAAGGAAGTCATCGACGGCGGCTTCACCTCCGTCATGATCGACGGTTCGCATCTGTCTTTCGAGGACAACATCGCCCTGACCAAACAGGTCGTGGCCTACGCCCATGACCGCGGCGTGTGGGTCGAGGCCGAGCTCGGGCAGTTGGCCGGCGTGGAGGACGACGTGGATGTGGAGCACAGCGTGTACACCAATCCGGACCAGGCCGCCGAGTTTGTCGGCCGCACGGGCTGTGATTCGCTGGCCATCGCCATCGGCACCAGCCACGGCGCCTACAAATTCGCGGGCGAGGCCAAGCTGGACTTCGATCGCCTGGAGAAGATCAAGGCCCTCTTGCCGGATTATCCCATCGTGCTGCACGGCGCGTCGTCCGTGCCCCAGGAATTTGTGGACATGGCCAACCAGTACGGCGCCCAGATCGCCGGAGCCAAGGGCGTGCCCGAGGATCTTTTGCGCAAGGCGGCCGCCTCGGCCGTGTGCAAGATCAACATCGACACGGACATCCGCCTGGCCATGACCGCGACCATCCGCAAGTACCTGGCCGAGAACCCGTCGCATTTCGACCCCCGCCAGTACCTGCAGGTGGCCAGAACAGCGGTGCGGGACATGGTGGCGCACAAGATCAGAAACGTGCTTGGTTCATCCAATAAAATATAAGCGCAAGAGGAAGAGAACATGGCTGTCAAAATCGCACTTAACGGCTTTGGTCGCATCGGACGCTACCTGGCCCGCATTCTGGCCGGAAACACGGATGTCGAACTGGTCTGCGTCAACGCGCGCGGCGACAACGCGTCGCTGGCGTATCTGCTCAAATACGACTCCGTCCACGGCACCTTTGCCGGTGAGGTCGAGCCCAACGAACAGGGTTTTCTGCTGAACGGAAAGCAGGTGCTGGTCACCCGCAACGCTCCCGACGCCTGGGACTGGAAGGGCATCGACATCGTGGTCGAATCCACCGGCAAGTTCACGGACCGCGAAAGCTGCGAGAAGCATCTGGCCGCCGGCGCAAAAAAGGTGCTGATCTCCGCCCCCGGCAAGAACGCCGACCTGACCGTGGTCATGGGCGTCAATGACGGCCTCTACGATCCGGCCAAGCACAACATCATCTCCAATGCCTCCTGCACCACCAACTGTCTGGCACCTGCGGCCAAGGCGTTGAACGACACCTTCGGCATCAGGCACGGTCTCATGACCACCATCCATTCCTACACCATGAGCCAGCGCATGCTCGACGGCACCCACAAGGACATCCGCCGCGGTCGTGCCGGGGCCATGAACATGCTGCCCACGACCACGGGCGCGGCCAAGGCCGTGAGCATGGTCATCCCGGCCCTGGCGGGCAAGCTCGATGGCATGGCCGTTCGCGTGCCCACGCCCAACGTGTCGCTGGTGGACCTGGTGGTGGAAGTGGAGAAGAAGGCCACCGTGGCCGAGGTCAACGCCGTCCTGAAGGCCGCGGCCAGCGGACCCGAAGGCGGGGCCATGGGCTACACGGAAGTGCCGCTCGTTTCCATGGACTACGTCGGCAGCATCTACGGCGGCGTGGTCGACGGCCTGTGCACCTCGGTCATGAACGGCACCATGGTCAAGATCATCGTCTGGTACGACAACGAGGCCGGTTTCACCAACCAGCTGCTGCGCCTGATCAAGACGGTCGGAGCATCTTTGTAATCCCTTATGATTCCGATGCAATTACAGAACGCCCGGCCAGTCCGGGCGTTCTGCTTTGAAGCGCGGCTTGCAATTCGGCCCCGCCTTTTCTAGTCTTTTTTGGCAGTGAATCCGTTTTTTGTCCGTGAGCGTCATGGGCGGCTTCTTCCAACTGCATTGTCATTTCGCGCGCAGGCTCCCGCGATGTCAATTCTTTGGTCCCGGCTCAGATGTCTTGCGCCAGCCCTCGTGGGACCGGAGGGCCGCCGAGGTGTCTCTCGGTGGAAATATTTCGGGCGATGCGCTTATGGACAGTGTTGAACAATGCCATGGAAACGACGTGTGGAGGGATAGATGGATCGTGCCGCTTTGGCCGCAATTCTTGACCGGCTGTGCTCCGCTTCCGAAGAGACGGGGACCGTCGAGTTCAAGTCGAATTGGGATAATCCTCACGACATCGGCGAATATATTTGCGCCCTGGGCAACACCGCTCGCCTGGACAATGAGGATCGGGCCTGGTTGCTTTGGGGTGTGGAGAACGGGACCCATCGCATTACAGGGACGGTGTTTGATCCGTTTTCGGCAAAGGGAGAGGGGAATCAATCTCTTATAATGTGGCTGATGCAGAAGATCAGCCCAAAGCCGGATTTTCAGTTTCATCGTCTGGAGCATGCGGATGGTCCGGTTATCATGCTGGAAATCCACCCTCCGCGCATGGCACCGCTGGCCTTTCAAGGAGAGCGGTTTATTCGGGTTGACAGCCATAAGACGAAGCTTGCGAAGTATCCTGCAATCGAGGGACGCCTATGGGCCGCACTGGAGAGCCCTGAAGATTGGTCCAGTCAGATAATTCCAGGTGCCACATTTGATGATCTTGATCCTGACGCCGTGTCTTTTTGCCGGCAACGGTTTCTTGATCATCTGTTGAAAGGGGAAACCGATCCGGAACGGCAGGAGAAAATCCGGACGGATGCCCATGGTTGGGATATCACCACGTTGCTCAACAAAGCCCGACTGACTATTCAGGGCCGGATAACCCGTTCCACACTTCTTTTGTTGGGTAGAGACGAATCGGCGCATTTTCTGTCTCCGGCGGATGTCAAGATCTCGTGGATTCTCCGCGATGACCAGCACAGGATGATAAGCAGTCAGCATTTTGGCATGCCCTTGTTGCTGGCTACGGATGCCGTTTTCCGCCGTATCCGCAATGTGCCCATCGAGTACATGCCGGACGGTAGCCTCTTTCCCGTTCCGATTCCTCAATATGACAATTGGGTTATTCGCGAAGCCCTGCATAATTGCATCGCGCATCAGGACTATCGACTCGGCGGCAAGATCAATGTGGTCGAATACCCTGACAAACTGGTTTTTTCCAATTTGGGTTCATTCATCCCGCAAAGCGTGGAATGGATGTTGGAAAATCAGTCTCCTCCCGAGCGTTACCGGAATCAGTGGCTTATTGATGGAATGATTCGACTACGCATGATTGATCAGGCGGGAAGCGGGATTCGGCGCATGTACGAAACACAACGCGAAAGGTATTTCCCTTTGCCGGACTATGATTTCGCGGAGGAAATCGACGGGTATCCTCGGGTGAGGCTTTCTTTGAGTGGCAAGATTCTGGACTCAAACTATACGCAATTGCTGATGCGTCGGGCAGATCTTAAACTTAGACAAGTTTTTCTCTTGGATAAGGTGCAAAAAGGACTGTCTATTTCTGCGAATGAAGCACGCGCTTTACGGGAAGGCAAACTTATCGAAGGTCGAGCGCCGAATTATTTCATTTCAGCCAAAGTGGCGGAGTGGACAGACCAGAAGGCACGGTACATCCATAACCGTGCTTTTGATGATGAACATTATCGGAAGATGATTATTGAATATCTTCGACAATACAAACAGGCTTCCCGGCAGGAGTTGGACGAATTGTTGCTGCCTAAGCTGTCTGATGTCCTGACGTTCAAGCAAAAGCGCGATAAGATTAGGAATCTCCTTCAAGCATTGCGGAGAGAAGGTCATCTTCAAAATCTTGGTGGGAGGCAGTCTTCTGTGTGGGCTTTGGCTTCGGAGGTTTGAATGGCTAAGCTAAAGGGCGTTGTTTTAGCAAAGCTTAGCTAAGAAATTCAGGGATGTTTTTTTTAAAAACCTTGAAATAATAAGATAATTTGTTGCTATGAAGTTTCATTTTGAGCCGGATCTTGACTACCAGTACGCCGCCATCGACGCCGTATGCTCCCTGTTTTAGGGCCGTTTTCTGCAGCTTGCGAAACCAGCCAACCTTTTCTAGTCTTCCTTTCCCCGATTCCGAAATTCCCTTTTTCCCGAGAGCACCATGAGCGGTTTTACCCATCTGCATTGCCATTCCGAGTACAGTCTTCTGGACGGCGCCATTCGCCTCAAAGACCTGTGCGCCCGGGCCGTTGATTTCGGCTTTTCATCGGCCGCCATCACCGACCATGGCAATCTCTTCGGCTCCGTACCCTTCTACCTTGAGGCCAAGAAGCACGGCATAAAACCCATCATCGGCAGCGAGGTCTACATCGCCGACGATATGTTCGAGCGGGAAAACAAAAAGCGCTTTCACCTTGTTCTTCTGGCCCAGAATCTGATCGGCTATCACAATCTGGTCAAGATCGTGTCCGCCGGTTTCCTGGAAGGGTTTTATTACAAGCCCCGGGTGGACAAGAAATACCTGCGCGCCCATAGCGAGGGCCTTATCTGCCTGTCGGCCTGCCTGCAGGGCGAAGTGCCCTATGCCTTGCGCCACGGGACCTTCGACAGCGCCCTTTTGAAGGCCCGCGAATACATGGAGATTTTTCCGGACCGGTTTTATCTGGAGCTGCAGTCCAACGGTCTCAAAGAACAGGAAGTGGTCAACGACAGGCTCATGGAACTGGCCAACGAGACCGGGCTGCCGCTGGTCGCCACCAACGATTGCCACTACTTGGGCAAGGACGACTACGAGGCCCACGACATCCTCCTGTGCGTAGGCACAGGCAAGATCGCCTCGGAAAAGCAGCGTCTCAAATTCGACACCAACGAATTCTACTACAAGGCCCCGGAAGAGATGGAGGCCGCCTTTGCCCATTGCCCCGAGGCCGTGGAGAACGCGGGCCGCATCGCCGACATGTGCGAGGTGGAACTAAAGCTCAAGCAGCATTTCTTTCCGGTCTACGACGTGCCCGAGGGCGTGACCCTGGACCAGGAATTCCGCCGCCTGTCCGAAGAGGGGCTGAAGGAGCGCATCGCGGCCCTGCCTTACGAGGTGGACGAGTCCGTTTACCGCGAGCGTCTTGAACTCGAACTTGGCGTCATCATCGAAAAGGGCTTTCCAGCCTATTTCCTGATCGTGCAGGACTTTATCAACTGGGCGAAATCAAAGAATATCCCAGTCGGCCCAGGCCGTGGGTCGGCGGCCGGGTCGCTGGTCTCGTACGCACTCAGGATCACGGATCTGGACCCCATTCGCTACGCGCTCTTCTTCGAGCGGTTTTTGAATGTGGAGCGTGCGTCCATGCCTGATATCGACGTGGACTTCTGCTATAACCGCCGCGACGAGGTCATCAAATACGTCTCGGAAAAATACGGGGCCGACCATGTGGCCCAGATTGTGGCCTTCGGGACCATGAAGGCCAAGGGCGCCATCCGCGACGTGGCCAGGGCGCTCGATGTCAGCCTCAAGGACGCCGATCGCATCGCCAAGCTCATTCCCGACGACCTGAAGATGACCCTGACCAAGGCCCTGGACGAAGAGCCGGAGCTGAGGAATCTCATCGACAGCGATCCGCAGTACAAGAAGCTCTACGACGTGGCCCGGCGCCTGGAGGGCCTGGCCCGGCATTCGTCCATCCACGCCGCCGGCATCGTCATCTCCCAGAAGCCCATGGTCGAGTACCTGCCCCTGCACAAGGGCAAGAACGGGGAGGTCGTGACCCAGCTGGACATGAAGAAGGTCGAGCTGATCGGCCTCATCAAGTTCGACTTTCTGGGCCTTAAAACCCTGACCGTCATCGACGACGCCCTGAAGCTCATCCGCAAGAACAACAAGCCCGTGCCGATCTTGGAAAAGCTGCCTCTCGACGACCCGCAGACTTTCGAGCTCCTCTGCCGGGGCGAGACGGACGGCGTGTTCCAGCTGGAATCCGACGGCATGCGCCGGGTGCTGCGCGGCCTCAAGCCTTCCTGCTTCGAGGACATCATCGCGCTTCTGGCCCTGTACCGCCCGGGGCCGCTGGAATCCGGCATGGTCGACGACTTCATCGGCCGTAAGCACGGCCTGCGCAAGGTCGAGTACGAATTCGAGGAACTGGCCCCGGTGGTCCACCCCATTCTGGAGGATACCTACGGGGTCATCCTATACCAGGAACAGGTCATGAAGATCGCCTCGGACCTGGCCAAGTATTCTCTGGGCGAGGGCGACAACCTGCGCCGGGCCATGGGCAAGAAGGACCCGGCGGAGATGGCCAAGCAGCGGGTGCGCTTTCTGGACGGCGCGCGCGAGAACAACATTTCCCAGGAGGCCGCCGAGTACATCTTCGACCTCATGGAAAAATTCGCGGGCTACGGGTTCAACAAATCCCACAGCGCGGCCTACGCGGTCATCTCCTACCAGACCGCCTACGTGAAGGCCCATTACCCGGCCGAGTTCATGGCCGCCATCATCACCTCGGAGGTGTCCAACACCGACAAGATCCTGGCCCATGTCAGCGCCTGCCGGGACATGGACATCGAAGTCCTGCCCCCGGACGTGAACAGGAGCTTCAACGAGTTCACCGTCGAGGGCGAGTCCATTCGCTACGGTCTGTCCGGCATCAAGGGCGTGGGCGAGGGGGCTGTCGAGTCCATCGAGGAGGAACGGGAGAAGGGCGGGGATTTCACCAGCCTGCTTGATTTCTGCCAGCGCGTGAATCTGCGCAAGGTCAACAAGCGGGTGCTCGACTCCCTCATCAAGTCCGGGGCCATGGACAGCTTCGGATGCTCGCGCAGGGCGCTGCTGGAAAACCTCGACAAGGTCCAGGCCATGGCCCAGAAGCGGGCCAAGCGCAAAACCTCCGGCCAACTCTCGTTCATGGGCATGGTGGAAGAGAACACCTGCAACCTTACGGGGCTGGGCATCGAGGACGACGAGGCCGCGCTGCCGGAATTCGGGGATGACGAGAAATGCCGCATGGAGAAGGAGGCTTTCGGATTCTTCCTCATCGGCCATCCGTTGCAGCCTTTCCGCCAGGAGATCAGGCGGCTCGGCTATCCGTCCCTGGCGCAGTGCGCGGACCTGACGGAGAAGTCGCCGGTGCAGGTGCCTGTCCTGGTCACGTCGATGAAGACCATCAACACCAAGAAGGGCGATCGTATGGCCTTTTGCGGCATCGAGGACCTGAGCGGTTCGGGCGAGGCCATTGTTTTTTCGGAGCCGTACGTGACCTACCGCGAGCTCTTGACCTGCGAGGAGCCGCTGCTCATGACCGGCGTGGTGGCCAAGCGCGAGATGAACGGCGAGGAGAGCGAGGACGGGCCCAAAAAGTCCAAGATTCTGGCCGAGTCCTTCAAGCTGCTCTCGGAGGTGGTCGGGTCGGGCACGGAGCCGGTGGTCCTTTTTGTGCGCGCCAACGGAA is a genomic window of Desulfomicrobium baculatum DSM 4028 containing:
- a CDS encoding 2-oxoacid:acceptor oxidoreductase subunit alpha, which encodes MATKKRKKTEIFALGNEAVVEGALLAGCNFYAGYPITPSTEIAEVMSSRLPLVKDGVFIQMEDEIASMGAVIGASLAGRKAMTATSGPGFSLMQENLGYACMTEVPLVVVNVMRGGPSTGLPTSPAQGDVQQARWGCHGDHPIIVLSASDVQECLEMTVVAFNFAEKYRTPVILLLDEITAHTREKISIPGPEDFEILARVTPSMPPEWYVSYEETMRGVPALPPLGSGYRFHVTGLTHDQNGFPTSKPDEVKALMHRQFRKIDQFFYDIQLFDEVGCEDAEVVVVAYGCVARSAELAVHMARERGVKAGLLKLKTLFPFPKTAVQTLARQCKALIVPEMNMGQISREVKRVNNGLTHVITNNRVDGQIITPSEIFKNIMQA
- a CDS encoding RNA-binding domain-containing protein, which codes for MDRAALAAILDRLCSASEETGTVEFKSNWDNPHDIGEYICALGNTARLDNEDRAWLLWGVENGTHRITGTVFDPFSAKGEGNQSLIMWLMQKISPKPDFQFHRLEHADGPVIMLEIHPPRMAPLAFQGERFIRVDSHKTKLAKYPAIEGRLWAALESPEDWSSQIIPGATFDDLDPDAVSFCRQRFLDHLLKGETDPERQEKIRTDAHGWDITTLLNKARLTIQGRITRSTLLLLGRDESAHFLSPADVKISWILRDDQHRMISSQHFGMPLLLATDAVFRRIRNVPIEYMPDGSLFPVPIPQYDNWVIREALHNCIAHQDYRLGGKINVVEYPDKLVFSNLGSFIPQSVEWMLENQSPPERYRNQWLIDGMIRLRMIDQAGSGIRRMYETQRERYFPLPDYDFAEEIDGYPRVRLSLSGKILDSNYTQLLMRRADLKLRQVFLLDKVQKGLSISANEARALREGKLIEGRAPNYFISAKVAEWTDQKARYIHNRAFDDEHYRKMIIEYLRQYKQASRQELDELLLPKLSDVLTFKQKRDKIRNLLQALRREGHLQNLGGRQSSVWALASEV
- the gap gene encoding type I glyceraldehyde-3-phosphate dehydrogenase, which codes for MAVKIALNGFGRIGRYLARILAGNTDVELVCVNARGDNASLAYLLKYDSVHGTFAGEVEPNEQGFLLNGKQVLVTRNAPDAWDWKGIDIVVESTGKFTDRESCEKHLAAGAKKVLISAPGKNADLTVVMGVNDGLYDPAKHNIISNASCTTNCLAPAAKALNDTFGIRHGLMTTIHSYTMSQRMLDGTHKDIRRGRAGAMNMLPTTTGAAKAVSMVIPALAGKLDGMAVRVPTPNVSLVDLVVEVEKKATVAEVNAVLKAAASGPEGGAMGYTEVPLVSMDYVGSIYGGVVDGLCTSVMNGTMVKIIVWYDNEAGFTNQLLRLIKTVGASL
- the surE gene encoding 5'/3'-nucleotidase SurE, with protein sequence MDILLTNDDGIRAVGLRALYGALIKAGHRVHVAAPMTEQSAVGHSVTLFSPLRVKQVEETGFSGLGISGTPADCVKLALSHLLPKKPDMIVSGINSGANVGVDVLYSGTVSAATEGALAGIPAMAVSVDDYHPEELSAQAEYAVGMLGKDFWSGFPRYCVLNLNFPSGPLADAKGLKVCRQTSSTYRDWYDERTDPRGNPYYWLCGVIPPENVDPDSDRGLLSRGYITVTPLTFDLTHAVYMETLSRQLA
- the fba gene encoding class II fructose-1,6-bisphosphate aldolase, with the protein product MPLTTPKEMFARGYAEGFAIGGFNVNNMEIIQGIMEAGNLEKSPLILQVSAGARRYAGQGYIIKLMEAALAENDLPVCLHLDHGQNFEICKEVIDGGFTSVMIDGSHLSFEDNIALTKQVVAYAHDRGVWVEAELGQLAGVEDDVDVEHSVYTNPDQAAEFVGRTGCDSLAIAIGTSHGAYKFAGEAKLDFDRLEKIKALLPDYPIVLHGASSVPQEFVDMANQYGAQIAGAKGVPEDLLRKAAASAVCKINIDTDIRLAMTATIRKYLAENPSHFDPRQYLQVARTAVRDMVAHKIRNVLGSSNKI
- a CDS encoding 4Fe-4S dicluster domain-containing protein, whose product is MSKKKGQAKVTIYPDWCKGCGICAAFCPSKVLELWPDGKAHVVREEDCVNCGFCELHCPDFAISVTPKEVSRRKTDAFDASQGGPLDPSAGTDPGPEENVGTPNREDEHGDKKA
- the dnaE gene encoding DNA polymerase III subunit alpha yields the protein MSGFTHLHCHSEYSLLDGAIRLKDLCARAVDFGFSSAAITDHGNLFGSVPFYLEAKKHGIKPIIGSEVYIADDMFERENKKRFHLVLLAQNLIGYHNLVKIVSAGFLEGFYYKPRVDKKYLRAHSEGLICLSACLQGEVPYALRHGTFDSALLKAREYMEIFPDRFYLELQSNGLKEQEVVNDRLMELANETGLPLVATNDCHYLGKDDYEAHDILLCVGTGKIASEKQRLKFDTNEFYYKAPEEMEAAFAHCPEAVENAGRIADMCEVELKLKQHFFPVYDVPEGVTLDQEFRRLSEEGLKERIAALPYEVDESVYRERLELELGVIIEKGFPAYFLIVQDFINWAKSKNIPVGPGRGSAAGSLVSYALRITDLDPIRYALFFERFLNVERASMPDIDVDFCYNRRDEVIKYVSEKYGADHVAQIVAFGTMKAKGAIRDVARALDVSLKDADRIAKLIPDDLKMTLTKALDEEPELRNLIDSDPQYKKLYDVARRLEGLARHSSIHAAGIVISQKPMVEYLPLHKGKNGEVVTQLDMKKVELIGLIKFDFLGLKTLTVIDDALKLIRKNNKPVPILEKLPLDDPQTFELLCRGETDGVFQLESDGMRRVLRGLKPSCFEDIIALLALYRPGPLESGMVDDFIGRKHGLRKVEYEFEELAPVVHPILEDTYGVILYQEQVMKIASDLAKYSLGEGDNLRRAMGKKDPAEMAKQRVRFLDGARENNISQEAAEYIFDLMEKFAGYGFNKSHSAAYAVISYQTAYVKAHYPAEFMAAIITSEVSNTDKILAHVSACRDMDIEVLPPDVNRSFNEFTVEGESIRYGLSGIKGVGEGAVESIEEEREKGGDFTSLLDFCQRVNLRKVNKRVLDSLIKSGAMDSFGCSRRALLENLDKVQAMAQKRAKRKTSGQLSFMGMVEENTCNLTGLGIEDDEAALPEFGDDEKCRMEKEAFGFFLIGHPLQPFRQEIRRLGYPSLAQCADLTEKSPVQVPVLVTSMKTINTKKGDRMAFCGIEDLSGSGEAIVFSEPYVTYRELLTCEEPLLMTGVVAKREMNGEESEDGPKKSKILAESFKLLSEVVGSGTEPVVLFVRANGKDPDWIGLGEIVKRYPGQAPVQVDLARGEYVCRLQFGPDFMVAPCPDFWRDFEQWRQI
- a CDS encoding 2-oxoacid:acceptor oxidoreductase family protein — translated: MPKQHELNRFEMRLSGTGGQGILTLGKIMGQVLAIDHGFYVTQTQSYGPEARGGASRADLVISSHRISYPKPVNLDMLVALSQEACNLYFRNLKPAGFLLVDTSLVTQTPSNIYWGLPFTSMARDKIGMPQTTNIICLGALSHFLPFMNFANVKKALASVLPAKILDVNVKALTLGHSQAKKLYPDAPEKWTFFSPTTMESEQ
- a CDS encoding 2-oxoacid:ferredoxin oxidoreductase subunit beta encodes the protein MAQVTQLIHDYLRHNKKFPHVYCAGCGHGIVLGSLIRSVHGLGYSKDDVVLVAGIGCSGRMAVYVDFNTVHTTHGRALTFATGIKMANPALKVIVVMGDGDAMSIGGNHLIHAARRNIGLTALVLNNNIYGMTGGQASPTSPEGTVSATSPFGQLERSFDIVDMAMASGASYVARGTVLHANMLDGLISDALEKPGFNLVEILTPCHTQYGRKNKYKTVVDMYQWYKKNTVKLDRYRQLTPEEQATFTPIGVFRDEMRPGLEVRYEELRNKLQEQPNA